The following are from one region of the Veillonella nakazawae genome:
- the dnaJ gene encoding molecular chaperone DnaJ, which produces MARDYYDILGVSKNASQDEIKKAFRKKARQYHPDVNKDNPKEAEAKFKEANEAYEVLSDETKKAQYDQFGHDAFKQGGGAGAGGFQGGFGGFGGQAGGFGDIFGDIFGGMFGGGRQQQGPQKGNDLREDIDISFEDAAFGKSMEIEVHRHEECDHCHGTGGEPGSRVDTCPNCHGSGQEAVIQNTPFGRMQSVRTCSRCHGTGKSIEKPCSKCRGTGEMLAKRKISIKIPAGVDSGSRLRVANEGEPGILGGPKGDLYVYIFVRPHKEFERNGNDVISRVNISFAQAALGATIQVNTLDGKVELKIPEGTQTGTAFRVKGKGIPYLRNPNQRGDQHIVVTVQTPKKLTDTQRELLLRFANESNEDVNNLQVSKSLFEKIKDCLTK; this is translated from the coding sequence ATGGCACGTGATTATTATGACATCCTAGGGGTTAGCAAAAATGCCTCTCAAGATGAAATCAAAAAGGCCTTCCGTAAAAAGGCACGCCAATACCATCCAGATGTAAATAAAGATAATCCTAAGGAAGCAGAAGCAAAGTTTAAAGAAGCGAACGAAGCTTACGAAGTATTGTCTGACGAAACTAAAAAAGCTCAATATGACCAATTCGGCCACGACGCCTTCAAACAAGGAGGCGGCGCTGGCGCCGGTGGTTTCCAAGGAGGCTTTGGAGGTTTCGGTGGTCAAGCTGGCGGATTTGGTGATATCTTTGGCGACATTTTTGGAGGCATGTTTGGTGGTGGACGCCAACAACAAGGCCCTCAAAAAGGCAATGACTTGCGCGAAGATATTGATATTTCCTTTGAAGATGCAGCCTTTGGTAAATCTATGGAAATAGAAGTGCATCGTCATGAAGAATGTGATCACTGTCATGGTACTGGTGGTGAACCAGGATCTCGTGTCGATACTTGTCCAAACTGTCATGGTTCTGGTCAAGAAGCGGTTATTCAAAATACTCCATTTGGGCGTATGCAATCCGTTCGCACTTGTTCTCGCTGTCATGGTACTGGTAAAAGCATTGAAAAACCTTGTTCTAAATGCCGTGGTACAGGTGAAATGCTTGCAAAACGCAAGATTTCTATTAAAATTCCAGCAGGTGTAGATAGTGGTTCTCGCTTACGCGTTGCTAATGAAGGTGAACCAGGTATCTTAGGTGGCCCTAAAGGCGATCTTTATGTATATATTTTTGTTCGTCCTCATAAGGAATTTGAACGAAATGGTAATGACGTTATTAGCCGTGTGAATATTAGCTTTGCTCAAGCTGCTCTTGGTGCGACTATACAAGTTAACACCTTAGATGGTAAAGTAGAGTTAAAGATTCCGGAAGGTACTCAAACGGGAACGGCATTCCGCGTAAAGGGCAAAGGTATTCCATATTTGCGTAACCCTAACCAAAGAGGGGACCAACATATTGTAGTAACTGTCCAAACGCCTAAAAAATTGACCGATACTCAACGTGAGTTGTTATTACGCTTTGCTAATGAAAGCAATGAAGATGTAAATAACTTGCAAGTGAGCAAAAGTCTCTTTGAAAAAATCAAGGACTGTTTAACGAAATGA